One genomic window of Anser cygnoides isolate HZ-2024a breed goose chromosome 11, Taihu_goose_T2T_genome, whole genome shotgun sequence includes the following:
- the C11H15orf48 gene encoding normal mucosa of esophagus-specific gene 1 protein, producing the protein MNTNFFHIIKSKKELIPLVGVVSFAAVGAVAFSAYSLFSKSDVIINKTGNPEPWETIDPTRPQKLLTIHQKWKPIEDLENVKKLTK; encoded by the exons ATGAACACGAATTTCTTCCACATAATCAAATCGAAAAAAGAA CTCATTCCCCTGGTTGGAGTCGTGTCTTTTGCAGCAGTTGGGGCTGTTGCTTTCTCTGCCTATTCCCTCTTCAGCAAGTCTGATGTGAT CATTAACAAGACTGGCAATCCAGAGCCATGGGAAACTATTGATCCTACCCGGCCTCAGAAG CTATTAACAATCCATCAGAAATGGAAACCCATAGAAGACTtggaaaatgtcaaaaaacTTACGAAGTGA